CCTAAGCAGCCGCGCGATGCGTCGCGGCTGGATCAGCAATCCGCTGAATGCGATCATCAGCACGATCGGCGTGAAAAACAGCGATTCGGCTATCAGCGACAGCAGGATCAGCGCCGCGAACAGCAGCCGCGGGCGGAACATCCGCTGGAACACGATGCCGAGAAGGAAGATCAGCGACAGCGGAATGCCGACGCTGAACAGCAGCACCACGATCCCGTTGGTGTTGCCGCGTTCCGTGATGTTGTCGCGCGACAGGTTGGCTTCACGATAGCCGACCCGGGCCGACACATCGAAATACTTCTGGTAGTCGAATCCGATCCCGGTCACCGGGTGCTCGAGCGCCACGCTGATCCCGGTACGCAGATCGTATTCGCGCGCCTCGGCGGAACCGCTCAGCGCGCCGTAGAATTTCTGCGACAGGTTGAAGCTCATGTACGCGGCAAGCGGCAGCAGCAGGATCGGCACGAACACGAACACCCCGACCTTCTGCCGCCGGCTGGCGGTCTTGAGCCACTGGAAATAGGCCACCGCGAACTGCAGCATCATGATGACGACCCCGGTAGTCGACTGGGTCGCCACCACCGCCAGCGCGGCCAGCACGATATCGAACAGCCTCTGCTTGCGGACGAACAGGCCGATGAACAGCAGCATGTTGAGGTAGATCTGGAACACGCCGGGTTCGAAGAAGAATCCGTCGGGGCGCTTGAGGATCGATCCGGTGTCGACCAGTTCGTGATAGGTGAAGACGTACAAGAGCGTGTGATAGGTCGTGTCGTAGACCTGGAAGGTGGTGAACAGCCCGCTCGCGAATAGGTAGGCGAACGGGGTCAGGATCGCCTGAAACGCCATCAGTTTGAGTATCGGGAACAGGTCGTTCGCGAGCGTCGTCCGGCTTTCGCCGACATACACCAGCAGCAGCGCCAGCCCCGCAATGAAGTTCGCATAGCGAATGGTCATTGGCAGCAGC
The Erythrobacter sp. JK5 DNA segment above includes these coding regions:
- a CDS encoding O-antigen ligase family protein, whose amino-acid sequence is MNGSAAHARPPVRKAGQITNPVLRERLRQLALFAAMLISGGILSIPREPLIVMVLVLCFMLNNPLRLLRAEFLLVWLLLFATGAMALVGGESFQLLPMTIRYANFIAGLALLLVYVGESRTTLANDLFPILKLMAFQAILTPFAYLFASGLFTTFQVYDTTYHTLLYVFTYHELVDTGSILKRPDGFFFEPGVFQIYLNMLLFIGLFVRKQRLFDIVLAALAVVATQSTTGVVIMMLQFAVAYFQWLKTASRRQKVGVFVFVPILLLPLAAYMSFNLSQKFYGALSGSAEAREYDLRTGISVALEHPVTGIGFDYQKYFDVSARVGYREANLSRDNITERGNTNGIVVLLFSVGIPLSLIFLLGIVFQRMFRPRLLFAALILLSLIAESLFFTPIVLMIAFSGLLIQPRRIARLLRRRPATAPVRPQSA